In one window of Cryptococcus neoformans var. neoformans JEC21 chromosome 7 sequence DNA:
- a CDS encoding ubiquitin-protein ligase, putative, translated as MAMSMGAAKRGKPRIRPPKKIGPDTSIKDTWAKLAAAIREIQNHNASRLSFEEHYRYAYNLVLFKHGDQLYSGVKTLVVEHLDRLAHDRIVPAFPRSGGTRGAGKLGGGAEAIERATEGDRFLKAVKGVWEDHTGSMRKLKDVLKYMDKVHAPTAGVPPVYELGLSLFLTHIIRQPTIHTHLISTLLSQVQLEREGFTITRSTVRECIDILLRLRVPEREGGGNVYQQDFEPEFLRRSGEWYEYEAGEELVHGDASLYLSNVSRRLAEEHDRTIHYLSPSTLPHLESLLISSLLTPHLVTVLNMPGSGLVQMVDKDRYGDLKRLYELFGKVPGDQGVAALKHAVAADIDLRGKAVNAGTADVDPNTANPKPTPPLTLALQWVHSILLLFDKYTLILASSFSSSLALQSTINSSFQTVINAHPRAPEFLSLYIDETLKKGKGAKGVGIAGAGKGVTEEEMEEAKEKTIRIFRFLTDKDKFERYYKNHLARRLLSGKSVGGDAEQEMVGRLKKEVGFQFTHRLEGMFTDMRLSDEAANIFGNDPRYNDIPFTLHVSVLTSSNWPPSTLLSLPLTFPAPLLPALEHYQTFYDSRHSGRRLTWQGLLGSADLKVRTRKGQWEVNLSTIGMVVLLAFSDLKPGDVLSYHELKAQTSLPDAELARTLQSLACGKHRLLVKHPKGREVEQGDTFEFNEAFSSPLARIKILQISSSSSAASTSTSSARGVGVENAQEREETERQIEEERKHQVEACIVRIMKDRKTMRHNDLVSEVAHQLAKRFMASVPMIKKRIEGLIDREYLERTEDMGSYRYLA; from the exons ATGGCCATGTCGATGGGAGCAGCAAAGCGGGGCAAACCCAGAATC CGCCCCCCGAAGAAG ATCGGCCCCGACACCTCCATCAAGGACACCTGGGCAAAGCTCGCCGCCGCCATCCGCGAGATACAGAACCACAATGCGTCCAGGCTCTCCTTTGAAGAGCACTACCGCTATGCGTAcaacctcgtcctcttcaagC ACGGCGACCAGCTGTACAGCGGCGTCAAGACACTCGTCGTCGAGCACCTCGACCGGCTCGCCCACGACAGGATCGTGCCCGCCTTCCCCCGCAGCGGCGGCACACGCGGTGCAGGCAAGCTCGGCGGCGGCGCCGAAGCCATCGAGCGCGCGACAGAGGGCGACCGTTTCCTGAAAGCCGTCAAGGGCGTGTGGGAAGACCACACGGGGAGTATGCGCAAACTGAAGGATGTGCTCAAGTACATG GATAAAGTACATGCCCCGACGGCAGGCGTCCCCCCCGTCTACGAACTCggcctctccctcttcctcacgCACATCATCCGCCAGCCCACCATCCACACCCacctcatctccaccctcctctcccagGTCCAGCTCGAGCGCGAAGGGTTCACCATCACCCGCTCCACCGTGCGCGAATGCATCGATATCCTGCTCCGCCTCAGAGTCCCAGAACGCGAGGGCGGCGGGAACGTGTACCAGCAAGATTTCGAGCCCGAGTTTCTCAGAAGGAGCGGCGAGTGGTACGAGTACGAAGCAGGCGAAGAACTAGTTCATGGCGATGCTTCCCTCTACCTGTCCAACGTCTCCCGCCGCCTTGCCGAAGAACACGACCGCACGATCCACTACCTCTCCCCGTCCACTCTCCCGCACCTCGAATCCCTCCTCATCAGCTCCCTCCTCACACCCCACCTCGTCACCGTCCTCAACATGCCGGGCTCCGGCCTCGTGCAGATGGTGGATAAAGATCGGTACGGCGATCTGAAACGATTATACGAGCTCTTTGGCAAGGTGCCCGGAGACCAAGGCGTCGCCGCATTGAAACACGCCGTCGCGGCCGATATCGACCTCAGGGGGAAAGCCGTCAACGCCGGCACGGCAGACGTCGATCCCAACACGGCCAACCCGAAACCGACCCCTCCGCTGACCCTCGCCCTCCAATGGGTCcactccatcctcctcctctttgaCAAATacaccctcatcctcgcctcctccttctcctcctccctcgccCTTCAATCCACCATcaactcctccttccaAACCGTCATCAACGCCCATCCCCGCGCACCCGAGTTCCTTTCCCTCTACATTGACGAAACCCTgaaaaagggcaagggcgCAAAGGGCGTAGGTATAGCCGGCGCAGGAAAGGGCGTGaccgaggaagagatggaagaggccAAGGAAAAGACGATACGCATCTTTAGGTTTTTGACGGATAAAGACAAGTTTGAGAGGTATTACAAGAATCATCTGGCGAGGAGGTTGCTCAGTGGGAAGAGTGTAGGTGGGGACGCGGAGCAGGAGATGGTCgggaggttgaagaaggaagt TGGATTCCAATTCACACATAGGTTGGAGGGCATGTTTACAGATATGAGATTATCAGACGAAGCTGCAAACATTTTCGGTAACGATCCAAGATACAAT GACATCCCCTTCACCCTCCACGTCTCCGTCCTGACCTCGTCCAACTGGCCGCCGTCCACCCTGCTCTCCCTCCCACTCACTTTCCCCgcccccctcctccccgcCCTCGAACACTACCAAACCTTTTACGACTCCCGCCACTCTGGCCGCCGCCTCACATGGCAAGGCCTCCTCGGCTCCGCCGACCTCAAAGTCCGAACACGCAAAGGTCAATGGGAAGTCAacctctccaccatcgGCATGgtcgtcctcctcgccttTTCAGACCTGAAACCGGGCGACGTCCTGTCGTACCACGAGCTGAAAGCGCAGACGTCGTTGCCCGACGCAGAGCTGGCGAGGACGCTGCAGTCCTTGGCCTGTGGGAAACATCGCCTCTTGGTCAAGCATCCAAAGGGGAGAGAGGTCGAGCAGGGCGATACATTCGAGTTTAACGAAGCGTTTTCATCCCCTCTTGCCCGGATCAAAATCCTCCaaatctcctcctcctcctccgccgcctccacctccacctcctccgcACGCGGCGTTGGAGTCGAAAACGCacaagaaagagaagaaacagaACGCCagatcgaagaagagaggaaacATCAAGTCGAAGCGTGCATCGTCCGGATCATGAAAGACCGCAAGACGATGCGGCATAACGATTTGGTTTCAGAGGTGGCGCATCAGTTGGCCAAACGGTTCATGGCCAGTGTGCCCATGATTAAAAAGAGAATTGAAGGGTTGATTGAT AGAGAGTATCTCGAGAGAACAGAAGATATGGGATCGTATCGATATTTGGCGTAG
- a CDS encoding efflux protein EncT, putative, with product MSAMTPHDKTFSPTPTIQSITNNDPVLKKSSLDEKSLPAESTLGNTETQNKPNVLASLGPGRKNLLLLCFCLSMFIDAAGVSATFLMTAPIASDLGIQMGDQAWILGTYSLAFASTLLFAGRVADLYPPHRVYTFGFIGIAVFYLIISFMNDQYAFFVLRAISGLLAVMTIPSSINMIIQMYPEPNEQAKKLALFGMAAALANTIALVLAGVFLLASWRWYFRFITIIIAPFSVLAWFLMPQTEATAEDLPGTAKFKRMDIVGVLLLIACLVLFILGFTQAATDGWNSAIFIAPFIVSIFLLVAFLVWEHYMPRGYSLLPHDIWSFPNIFPLIFQASAVFMWMACAQLRLATFFQETLHDSAIMAAVKLLPMGITALIVGGLTQAVPQLIMRPRYVQPVASALCLAGSLLFAFSDGGSGDKYWRFLFPGQVIGTAGAMIVFVGMNTSIIQAFPLEFAGVGGSFANIIFQVGGVIGIAVQDGLVGTGADAATSWTGSRNSYFFTGGYIMLTGLVFVVWYRQKLMPKLDGLVVAV from the exons ATGTCCGCCATGACCCCGCACGACAAGACGTTTTCACCCACGCCTACTATCCAAAGCATTACCAACAATGATCCTGTCCTCAAAAAATCCTCTTTAGACGAAAAGAGCCTTCCTGCTGAATCGACACTGGGCAACACTGAAACGCAAAACAAGCCCAATGTCCTCGCTTCCTTGGGACCAGGAAGGAAAAACCTTTTATTGTTATGCTTCTGCCTCTC TATGTTTATCGATGCAGCCGGTGTGAGCGCTACATTCCTGATGACGGCACCTATCGCCAGCGACCTCGGCATCCAAATGGGTGATCAAGCTTGGATCTTGGGTACCTACTC ACTAGCATTCGCTTCCACCCTCTTATTCGCAGGCCGTGTGGCCGACCTCTACCCACCTCACCGCGTTTACACTTTTGGTTTCATCGGTATCGCCGTCTTCTACTTGATCATCTCGTTTATGAACGATCAATATGCCTTTTTCGTGTTGCGTGCCATTTCTGGACTTTTGGCCGTCATGACGATCCCGAGTTCGATCAATATGATCA TCCAAATGTACCCAGAACCAAATGAACAAGCCAAGAAACTGGCATTGTTCGGTATGGCCGCTGCTCTTGCAAACACCATTGCCCTT GTCTTGGCGGGTGTCTTCTTACTCGCGTCCTGGAGATGGTACTTTCGCTTCATCA ccatcatcatcgccccATTCTCTGTCCTCGCATGGTTCCTCATGCCCCAAACAGAAGCCACGGCCGAAGATCTCCCGGGCACCGCCAAATTCAAACGGATGGACATTGTCGGCGTCCTCCTCTTGATCGCTtgcctcgtcctcttcatcctcggctTCACCCAAGCCGCCACCGACGGCTGGAATtccgccatcttcatcgcccctttcatcgtctccatcttcctcctcgttgCTTTCCTTGTCTGGGAACACTACATGCCGCGAGGGTATTCGCTGCTCCCACACGATATCTGGAGTTTCCCCAACATCTTCCCGCTCATCTTCCAGGCATCGGCGGTATTCATGTGGATGGCCTGCGCCCAACTCCGGCTCGCTACATTCTTCCAAGAAACACTGCACGATTCAGCGATTATGGCAGCCgtcaagcttcttcccatggGAATCACCGCCCTCATCGTCGGCGGGCTGACACAGGCCGTGCCGCAACTGATTATGAGGCCGCGGTACGTGCAGCCCGTCGCGTCGGCGCTCTGTTTGGCGGGCAGTTTGCTTTTCGCGTTTAGTGATGGTGGATCGGGGGACAAGTATTGGAGGTTTTTGTTCCCGGGACAGGTTATTGGGACGGCGGGCGCGATGATTGTCTTTGTCGGTATGAA TacatccatcatccaagCGTTCCCCCTCGAATTCGCAGGCGTCGGTGGTTCCTTTgccaacatcatcttccaagtCGGCGGTGTCATCGGTATCGCCGTCCAAGACGGGCTCGTTGGTACCGGTGCGGACGCAGCTACATCCTGGACAGGGTCAAGAAACTCGTACTTTTTCACGGGCGGGTACATCATGTTGACGGGACTGGTGTTTGTGGTGTGGTACAGGCAAAAGTTGATGCCGAAATTGGACGGGCTGGTGGTGGCTGTTTAA
- a CDS encoding expressed protein, with protein sequence MPLDNGTSTFADIDRPVNSAVPSKAFYFQRSMDLQYHALRIASWDPYFEEYLQALVEHVYIQYLPYNNFLSQDRDIWRIANTDYSFWFSTFDLGHLRTRDPESGKLSTFFNIPMHLAVIGHMGEETSYKPSSAVGVRVPDGALVAYSVHKKSEFPTSSPSPTSTPTAPNFDRLHLSPFFPQMAKMDDEDFLLTVVTPLILEIKAEDHPLTEGWIQLCGYSLSSFQACRCRWGLFQRGGMFGRLMVLGEVNEEGIAIEYRDPTRDSKDDGDDDEPPKVLKNVDEFELFLKSPRGTGTLPHRLFTNSTLSADGDLDPIGVKVAHATIQMGIDLIKTLPIDRPLGRLPDPPDSDLLSSINVCLRDMINNDETNQHLVHPFQHLSFQNEAASATIQEEAVDKTDMEKEDSSDCCESYESDSYMSIDEEESEQEWWTMGRVEKDLLKEKGDKAYVEAMCKVLRDKGTPFFLLSPSQFDKLSS encoded by the exons ATGCCCCTCGACAATGGAACCAGCACGTTTGCCGACATCGATAGACCTGTCAATTCCGCTGTTCCCTCTAAAGCCTTCTATTTTCAGAGAAGTATGGATCTACAGTATCATGCGCTTCGTATCGCCAGTTGGGACCCTTATTTTGAAGAATATCTTCAAGCACTAGTCGAGCATGTATACATTCAGTACTTGCCCTATAACAACTTCCTATCTCAAGATCGGGATATCTGGCGGATAGCAAACACAGATTATAGCTTTTGGTTCTCTACGTTTGACCTCGGACACCTCAGGACTCGTGATCCCGAGAGCGGAAAGCTGTCGACATTCTTCAATATCCCCATGCATTTAGCGGTAATTGGCCATATGGGCGAAGAAACATCTTACAAACCATCAAGTGCCGTTGGCGTTCGTGTACCGGATGGCGCCCTTGTAGCCTACAGTGTACACAAG AAATCCGAGTTCccaacttcttccccgAGCCCCACCTCAACGCCCACTGCTCCGAACTTTGATCGCCTGCATCTCagccccttctttccccagATGGCCAAAATGGACGACGAAGATTTCCTCTTGACAGTTGTCACACCCCTTATACTGGAGATCAAGGCTGAAGACCACCCTTTGACTGAGGGTTGGATCCAACTCTGTGGTTACTCGCTCAGCTCCTTTCAGGCCTGCCGCTGCCGATGGGGTTTGTTTCAGCGCGGAGGCATGTTTGGCAGGTTGATGGTATTGGGAGAAGTCAATGAGGAGGGCATTGCGATTGAGTACAGGGATCCTACGAGAGACTCTAAGGAcgatggcgatgatgatgagcccCCAAAGGTCTTGAAGAATGTTGATGAATTTGAGCTGTTCTTGAAGAGCCCCAGAGGTACCGGTACGCTTCCTCATCGGCTATTCACCAATAGCACCCTCAGTGCCGACGGAGATCTCGATCCAATTGGAGTCAAGGTCGCCCATGCCACCATTCAGATGGGCATCGACCTCATCAAGACACTCCCTATCGATCGCCCCCTCGGCCGCCTACCGGACCCTCCCGACAGCGATCTCCTCTCATCGATCAATGTCTGTCTAAGAGACATGATTAATAATG ACGAAACAAATCAGCACCTCGTTCACCCCTTTCAACATTTATCCTTTCAAAACGAAGCAGCATCTGCCACGATTCAGGAGGAAGCTGTCGACAAAACCGatatggagaaggaag actcTTCAGACTGTTGCGAAAGCTACGAGTCTGACTCATATATGTCGAtagacgaggaggagagtgagCAGGAATGGTGGACTATGGGCCGGGTGGAAAAGGATTTgctgaaggagaaag